From a single Brassica oleracea var. oleracea cultivar TO1000 chromosome C5, BOL, whole genome shotgun sequence genomic region:
- the LOC106292220 gene encoding uncharacterized protein LOC106292220 has translation MVQLVEPNWTLDRPFDSSSSSSIDSILKFLRKNRFTRAEAALISELSNNNSTSNGVKSKVFDKKQGRDKNQVSDELVVKEIQYGSATETHHQQMNDVSFQTENLSGVNNSLWEDRFTFSESLVDTELDLPPWNHADSEVYNIDPSIRSFVNPRSSKPYSHDKVPSQVYQHDLGKASPSLEDDSMAAIQEGFITTSWPRSEERAGVSSDQWKDCSVTTVYPLSKGSTSTKDVGVPVIDKRQGMKKVGASSGSKVFINEQEDDDVETALYLGKSHSGYEAKNLSGFEFSLAHDGVREDLPRLPHVRIKSEDKSMNYTSEEKHERDVLDEKLSNTENGFFIGSYLDVPIGQEIHSSGGRVTGGGNWLSVSQGLTEDASDLIFGFGNGLGDLAEHSNEYWDSDEYDDDDDAVDYPSENDKDTEPGSVPDTQDKSQTKNDDEHSFAEEDSYFSGEQYVLSKGVEPATASDDPMGLSIVGSLLDGEDQLG, from the exons ATGGTCCAATTGGTCGAGCCCAATTGGACTCTCGACAGACCATTTGACAGCTCTAGCTCCTCCTCTATAGATTCCATTTTGAAGTTTCTGCGGAAGAATCGTTTCACGAGAGCTGAAGCTGCGTTGATTAGTGAGCTTTCCAACAACAACTCAACCTCAAATGGTGTGAAAAGCAAGGTCTTTGATAAGAAGCAAGGCCGAGACAAGAACCAAGTTTCTGATGAATTGGTTGTCAAAGAGATACAATACGGATCCGCCACTGAGACTCATCATCAGCAAATGAATGATGTTTCTTTTCAGACAGAAAATCTCTCTGGTGTTAATAACTCATTATGGGAGGACAGGTTCACTTTCTCTGAAAGTTTAGTAGATACGGAGCTTGATTTACCCCCATGGAACCATGCTGACTCTGAGGTGTACAATATCGATCCAAGTATAAGAAGCTTTGTGAATCCAAGAAGCTCAAAACCATATAGTCATGACAAGGTTCCTAGCCAGGTATATCAGCATGACCTTGGCAAAGCATCTCCATCCCTGGAAGATGATAGTATGGCTGCGATACAAGAAGGATTTATCACCACGTCATGGCCAAGAAGCGAAGAGCGCGCTGGTGTTTCATCAGACCAATGGAAGGACTGTTCTGTTACTACTGTTTATCCGTTGTCCAAAGGAAGCACGTCAACGAAGGATGTTGGTGTGCCCGTTATAGACAAAAGGCAAGGGATGAAAAAGGTTGGCGCGTCGAGTGGTTCAAAGGTTTTTATTAATGAGCAGGAAGATGATGATGTGGAAACAGCTTTATACCTTGGAAAGTCACATTCTGGCTATGAAGCTAAGAATCTTAGCGGCTTTGAATTTTCGCTGGCTCATGATGGTGTGAGGGAAGACTTACCAAGGCTGCCGCATGTGAGAATCAAGTCAGAGGATAAATCAATGAACTATACTTCGGAAGAAAAACATGAGCGAGACGTTTTGGACGAGAAGCTGAGCAATACTGAGAACGGTTTCTTTATAGGTTCTTATCTAGATGTTCCTATTGGACAAGAAATTCATTCATCAG GGGGCAGAGTAACTGGGGGAGGAAACTGGTTATCTGTAAGTCAGGGTCTAACAGAAGATGCATCTGACTTGATTTTTGGCTTTGGCAATGGACTAGGTGATCTCGCTGAACATTCAAATGAGTATTGGGACTCTGATGAATATGATGACGATGATGATGCTG TCGACTATCCAAGCGAAAATGATAAAGACACAGAGCCTGGAAGTGTTCCGGATACGCAGGATAAAAGTCAAACCAAGAATGATGATGAGCATTCATTTGCTGAGGAGGATTCCTATTTTTCCGGTGAACAATATGTGCTATCAAAAGGCGTTGAGCCAGCAACAGCTTCAGATGATCCGATGGGTCTCTCGATTGTTGGGTCCCTCCTAGATGGAGAGGACCAATTGGGGTGA
- the LOC106295708 gene encoding protein NRDE2 homolog, which produces MSKTPENGDGEQNTTGLFPLFPTPATSISAISSAPQWLCNASFTTDLSVIDAAASTAPSLSDVEASEEDEEGDAGRSKRETNQPRVYNLIEEEEEGSESDDERVKKKRDKKKKRKRDSDEYYTKPAKDYYLDTRPDPDNLAYGSIYRMNVPRYKLDNSHRGSESGSMKLYLRNRRGSMLDAEIDVNSLDGKAKSDNRYWYAKNAAMERNKNFRRIRLSASRDAVDSSFDRFIPLEEGEAVQESEEEDVSVVGTSWEDEVLNKTREFNRQTRERPHDEKAWLAFADFQDKVSSMQSQKGVRLQTLEKKISILEKAFELNPDSEELLLALLKAYRSRDSADVLISRWEKALMQNSSSYKLWREFLRVVQGEFSRFKVSEVRKMYSYAIQALFSACSKRHRQMDATSEPLDSTLIQQELVLVDMLVNLCRFEWQAGYRELATALFQAEMEYSIFSPSLLLSEQSKLRLFEHFWSSNGARVGEEGAFGWSLWLEKEEEQRQKMLNEESSDDNDVGGWTGWTEQLSDRKEDSSIASAYTGEGEGNQEGLDEEMEDEDSRPEDDTEAMLKLLGIDINAAASDEVKDTSTWFKWFEEEVSRDQNQWMPTRKAGELSSVDEMGEREDEEQLSSLVLYEDINGYLFSLRSNEARLSLVYQFVDFFGANISPWTSSNSLWWIEKINSLETLSDSMLENLRNVHECLSKSDSANGFSLGSLLGSNSDISMRTEMMKFLRNAILLCLNVFPRNYILEEAVLVAEELFVTNMKTCEVATTPCQALAKRLLKSDRQDLLLCGVYAQREAASRNMKHARRIFDMALTSICGLPKELQDNSPLLYLWYAESEVANSSGSGLETESSSRAMHILCYLGSGLAYVPYTSQPSSMQILRARQGFREKLKKIQSIWSHGVTDDQSAALVCSAALFEELTNDLSGTVEILEHMFSSVLPGRRSQSHQLEILFNYYVRMLQRHQDDLTLSKLWKPISEGMQLYPFNPELYRALVDICNHRMTSHKLRMMFDDYSRKTPSVVVWLFALSYELSRGGSLHRIRGLFERALAQDTLNSSVILWRCYIAYEIDIAHNPSAARRIYFRAINACPWSKKLWLDGFWKLSSVLSAKEMSDLQEVMRDKELNIRTDIYEILLLQG; this is translated from the exons ATGTCGAAGACACCAGAGAACGGCGACGGCGAACAGAATACCACAGGCTTGTTCCCCCTTTTCCCTACTCCGGCGACCTCGATCTCAGCTATATCAAGTGCTCCTCAATGGCTTTGCAACGCCAGCTTCACGACGGATCTCTCCGTCATCGACGCCGCAGCTTCGACGGCTCCTTCCCTATCCGATGTCGAGGCTAGCGAAGAAGATGAAGAAGGAGACGCTGGTAGAAGTAAGCGTGAAACTAATCAGCCTAGGGTTTACAATTTGATTGAAGAAGAAGAAGAAGGATCCGAGTCTGATGACGAGAGGGTAAAGAAGAAGAGGGATAAAAAGAAGAAGCGGAAGAGGGATTCTGATGAATACTATACGAAGCCTGCCAAGGATTATTACTTGGACACTCGTCCTGATCCAGATAATCTTGCTTATGGCTCCATTTACAG GATGAACGTTCCTCGTTATAAACTTGACAATTCTCATAGAGGTTCTGAGTCAGGTTCCATGAAGCTGTATCTAAGGAATAGGCGTGGCTCTATGCTTGACGCAGAGATTGATGTTAATTCTTTGGACGGGAAAGCAAAGTCTGACAACAGATACTGGTATGCAAAGAATGCAGCCATGGAACGCAACAAGAATTTCAGGCGTATTCGTTTGTCTGCTTCTAGAGATGCTGTTGATTCGTCCTTTGATCGTTTCATTCCTCTAGAGGAAGGTGAAGCTGTTCAAGAAAGCGAAGAGGAAGATGTTTCAGTGGTGGGAACGTCGTGGGAGGATGAGGTGCTGAATAAAACCCGTGAGTTTAACAGACAGACGAGGGAACGTCCTCATGATGAGAAGGCGTGGCTGGCATTTGCTGATTTTCAAGACAAGGTTTCGAGTATGCAGTCTCAGAAAGGTGTTCGCTTGCAGACTTTGGAGAAGAAGATTAGTATACTTGAGAAGGCTTTTGAACTGAACCCAGATAGCGAAGAACTGTTGCTTGCCCTTCTCAAGGCGTACCGAAGCAGAGACAGCGCAGATGTGCTGATCAGTAGGTGGGAAAAAGCACTTATGCAGAATTCCTCAAGCTACAAGTTGTGGAGGGAGTTTCTTCGTGTTGTTCAAGGGGAGTTCTCCAGATTTAAAGTATCAGAAGTGAGGAAGATGTATTCTTATGCAATCCAGGCACTCTTTTCTGCTTGCAGCAAGCGACATAGGCAG ATGGATGCAACATCTGAACCATTGGATTCTACTCTCATCCAGCAGGAACTTGTTCTTGTGGATATGCTAGTTAACCTCTGCAGGTTTGAATGGCAGGCTGGTTACCGGGAGCTGGCCACAGCGTTGTTTCAAGCTGAAATGGAATATAGCATCTTTTCTCCATCTTTGTTGCTAAGTGAACAGAGTAAATTAAGACTGTTTGAACACTTTTGGAGCAGTAATGGTGCTAGAGTTGGAGAAGAAGGAGCTTTTGGATGGTCTTTGTGGTTGGAGAAAGAGGAGGAACAAAGGCAAAAAATGTTGAACGAGGAATCTTCTGATGACAATGACGTAGGCGGTTGGACAGGTTGGACAGAGCAATTGTCAGATAGGAAAGAAGACAGTAGTATTGCTTCAGCTTACACAGGAGAAGGTGAAGGTAATCAGGAGGGCCTGGACGAAGAAATGGAAGACGAGGATAGCAGGCCTGAAGATGACACTGAAGCTATGTTAAAGCTATTAGGCATTGATATCAACGCTGCGGCCAGTGATGAGGTTAAAGATACTTCAACATGGTTCAAATGGTTTGAAGAAGAGGTTTCTCGAGATCAAAATCAATGGATGCCTACTCGGAAAGCCG GTGAACTCTCAAGTGTTGATGAAATGGGCGAGAGAGAAGATGAAGAGCAACTGTCAAGTCTTGTACTATATGAGGATATAAATGGATATCTATTTTCATTACGTTCAAACGAGGCCCGCTTATCTCTGGTATACCAGTTCGTTGATTTTTTCGGTGCGAATATCTCCCCATGGACATCAAGCAACAGTTTGTGGTGGATTGAGAAAATAAATAGTCTTGAAACATTGTCAGATTCTATGCTGGAAAATTTGAGAAATGTTCATGAGTGTTTGTCGAAATCAGATAGTGCCAACGGTTTCAGCTTGGGATCTCTTTTAGGTAGCAACAGTGACATATCTATGCGGACCGAAATGATGAAGTTTCTCCGCAATGCCATCTTGCTTTGTCTGAATGTTTTTCCGCGAAACTACATTTTGGAAGAAGCTGTGCTTGTTGCAGAAGAGTTATTTGTAACAAACATGAAAACATGTGAAGTCGCAACAACCCCATGCCAAGCTTTGGCCAAACGTCTCCTGAAAAGTGACCGGCAG GATCTACTACTTTGTGGAGTTTATGCTCAGCGAGAAGCTGCTTCTAGAAATATGAAACATGCAAGAAGAATCTTTGACATGGCTCTGACTTCTATCTGTGGCCTCCCTAAG GAACTACAGGATAACTCTCCATTGCTATATTTATGGTATGCCGAATCAGAAGTAGCCAATAGCAGTGGCAGCGGTCTGGAAACAGAATCATCTTCTCGTGCTATGCACATTCTGTGCTATCTGGGAAGTGGTCTAGCTTATGTTCCTTATACTTCCCAGCCTTCAAGCATGCAGATCCTTAGAGCACGCCAGGGGTTCAGAGAGAAGCTTAAGAAGATACAATCAATATGGTCTCATGGTGTCACAGATGATCAATCAGCAGCGCTTGTTTGTTCGGCAGCTCTATTTGAGGAGCTAACGAATGACCTTTCTGGTACTGTTGAGATCCTGGAGCACATGTTCAGTTCTGTTCTTCCAG GAAGAAGAAGTCAAAGTCATCAACTTGAAATCTTGTTCAATTATTACGTGAGAATGCTTCAGAGGCATCAGGACGACCTAACTTTGTCAAAACTATGGAAGCCCATATCAGAAGGAATGCAACTGTATCCTTTCAATCCCGAGCTTTACCGAGCTTTGGTAGACATCTGTAATCACCGTATGACATCCCATAAATTGAGAATGATGTTTGATGACTACTCCCGCAA AACTCCATCCGTAGTTGTTTGGCTATTTGCGCTTTCGTATGAGTTGAGTAGAGGAGGCTCCCTACACAGAATCCGTGGATTGTTTGAAAGGGCATTGGCACAAGATACACTAAACAGCTCGGTGATTCTATGGCGTTGCTACATTGCATATGAAATCGACATCGCACACAATCCATCAGCAGCTAGGAGGATTTACTTCCGAGCTATAAATGCTTGCCCATG GTCGAAAAAACTATGGCTGGATGGGTTTTGGAAACTGAGTTCAGTACTGTCGGCGAAAGAGATGTCAGATTTACAAGAAGTGATGCGAGACAAGGAACTCAACATTAGGACAGATATTTACGAGATACTTCTTTTGCAGGGTTGA
- the LOC106343621 gene encoding F-box protein At3g17710-like, translated as MAPVKLPCDLEEEILSRLPPLSLVRSRTVCQHWNSLLHDKCFLNKHLARVRPQFIFLTESKAYSINIDLRTGGTDPTIEVHEVPSDFPYQAIDLTHTTITSCDGFLFRHFWKQGVAFWNPWLSQVGWIKYVDKSFHFCGVGYDYDSNVPEKRYKILGYLNCLRDVSDTYQVTYKRVAVYECSSRALKFLDAPFKNWPTMDPLSLNGNLYWVTSDPDTHECFIRSFDFSSETFKTFCLLPCQKNHSRDQLVLAVYKGDGLSLLKQCYVTGEISVWVTKEKMDEEEVVWISLMTLPTSNLPKLINKLCGISYFIVEKTLIMCCGDEETGAASIYIVREDMCKKIQIGYEIVRFSHCVYLPNFISVPSEFRSLPV; from the coding sequence ATGGCTCCGGTGAAGCTTCCATGTGATCTAGAGGAAGAGATACTCTCTCGGCTTCCACCTCTATCTCTTGTACGGTCCAGAACCGTATGTCAACACTGGAACTCTCTTTTACACGACAAGTGTTTCCTCAACAAGCACTTGGCCCGTGTCCGTCCCCAGTTCATTTTCCTCACCGAATCCAAGGCCTACTCTATCAACATCGATCTCCGCACAGGAGGAACTGATCCAACGATAGAAGTACATGAGGTACCTTCTGACTTTCCTTATCAGGCCATAGACTTGACGCATACCACCATCACTTCTTGCGACGGGTTCTTGTTCCGCCACTTTTGGAAACAAGGCGTTGCGTTTTGGAACCCGTGGTTAAGTCAGGTAGGATGGATCAAGTACGTCGACAAAAGCTTCCACTTCTGCGGTGTGGGATACGATTACGATAGCAACGTGCCCGAGAAGCGTTACAAGATCTTAGGGTATTTAAACTGTCTCCGTGACGTAAGCGACACGTACCAAGTGACTTACAAAAGAGTTGCGGTTTACGAGTGTTCGTCTCGTGCGTTGAAGTTTCTTGATGCTCCTTTCAAGAACTGGCCCACCATGGATCCTTTGTCCTTGAACGGGAATCTCTATTGGGTAACTAGTGATCCCGACACTCATGAGTGTTTCATCAGAAGCTTTGATTTCTCGAGTGAGACGTTCAAAACGTTTTGTCTCCTTCCGTGTCAGAAGAACCATTCTCGCGACCAACTTGTCCTTGCGGTTTACAAAGGAGATGGACTTTCATTGTTGAAGCAATGCTATGTAACAGGGGAGATTAGTGTTTGGGTGACGAAGGAGAAGATGGATGAAGAGGAAGTGGTGTGGATAAGCTTGATGACTTTGCCAACAAGTAACTTGCCGAAGTTGATTAATAAGCTTTGTGGGATTAGTTACTTCATCGTTGAGAAGACTCTGATCATGTGTTGTGGCGACGAAGAGACTGGAGCTGCTAGCATCTATATTGTGAGGGAGGATATGTGCAAGAAGATCCAAATAGGTTATGAAATTGTTCGGTTTTCTCATTGTGTTTATCTTCCTAATTTTATATCGGTTCCTTCAGAATTTAGATCGCTGCCTGTTTAA